A section of the Catalinimonas alkaloidigena genome encodes:
- a CDS encoding DUF4173 domain-containing protein: MKTNEIKFLLSLGLATFYTVFFWESRRGVNVLVFSMLLLAALYACYRASFKASAVRWLAGAVLLTGGAVVWHASLFSKWMHLISLIGFVGMVHQPRLRAVYGAFGAALESALLSVVNYLEAWQQTGGRWVPRPGRLGYGVRLALIPVLLLVTFYLIYTQANPKFAYVSASVWGEIGTWFATISWGRLLFFLTGLLLTTGALFNRQLHHWLKRDAASDYLMRRRKKRLFSTGMTGLREEYRMALGVLILLNTLLLAVNTIDVYWVWFTFDYHDVRNLSQFVHEGTYLLIVSILLAMGVVLWFFRGNLNFFRHNRMLKAAAAVWIVQNAILALSVGVRNYHYIHEHALAYKRLGVIAFLVLVLFGLYTIWMKINEARSSAYLWRVNGWASLGLLVTISLLNWDGIIVRYNMTHSKPNELDMEYLFTFSDKTLPILADHADLLQTDRYEYHEGVALNEPQRLQMRVQDFLNEYETRRWWEWNRADAQAYRQLGRLE, translated from the coding sequence GTCTTTTCCATGCTGTTGCTGGCCGCACTTTACGCGTGTTACCGCGCCAGCTTTAAGGCGTCGGCCGTGCGCTGGCTGGCGGGGGCGGTGCTGCTGACGGGCGGTGCGGTGGTCTGGCATGCGTCTCTGTTCAGCAAGTGGATGCACCTAATTTCCCTGATCGGGTTCGTCGGCATGGTGCATCAGCCCCGGCTACGGGCCGTCTACGGCGCCTTCGGGGCCGCCCTCGAAAGCGCCTTGCTGAGCGTGGTCAACTACCTGGAGGCCTGGCAACAGACCGGGGGGCGGTGGGTGCCTCGCCCTGGTCGCCTGGGCTACGGTGTGCGGTTGGCCCTTATCCCGGTGCTGCTGCTGGTGACCTTCTACCTGATTTACACACAGGCCAATCCAAAGTTCGCCTACGTCTCGGCTTCGGTCTGGGGCGAAATCGGCACCTGGTTCGCCACGATTTCGTGGGGCCGCCTCTTGTTCTTCCTGACGGGGCTGCTGCTCACCACGGGCGCCCTGTTTAACCGCCAGCTCCATCACTGGCTGAAGCGGGACGCGGCGTCCGATTACCTGATGCGTCGGCGCAAAAAGCGTCTGTTTTCGACCGGGATGACGGGCCTGCGCGAAGAGTACCGCATGGCGCTCGGCGTGCTGATTCTGCTCAACACTCTGCTGCTGGCCGTGAACACCATCGACGTGTACTGGGTCTGGTTCACGTTCGACTACCACGACGTGCGGAACCTCTCGCAATTTGTCCATGAAGGCACGTATCTGTTGATTGTCAGCATCCTGCTGGCGATGGGCGTGGTGCTCTGGTTCTTCCGCGGCAACCTGAATTTCTTCAGGCACAATCGCATGCTCAAAGCTGCTGCGGCCGTCTGGATCGTCCAGAATGCAATTCTCGCATTGTCGGTCGGGGTACGCAACTACCATTACATCCACGAGCATGCGCTGGCCTACAAACGCCTGGGTGTAATTGCTTTCCTGGTGCTGGTGCTGTTCGGCCTCTATACCATATGGATGAAAATTAACGAGGCTCGTTCTTCTGCCTACCTCTGGCGCGTCAACGGCTGGGCCTCACTAGGCTTGTTGGTTACCATCAGTCTCCTGAACTGGGATGGGATCATTGTCCGCTATAATATGACCCATTCTAAGCCAAATGAACTCGATATGGAATACCTGTTCACCTTCTCGGACAAGACGCTTCCCATCCTGGCCGATCATGCCGACCTACTGCAAACCGATCGCTACGAATACCATGAAGGCGTAGCACTGAACGAGCCTCAACGGTTGCAGATGCGCGTGCAGGACTTTTTGAATGAGTACGAAACGCGCCGGTGGTGGGAATGGAACCGGGCCGATGCGCAGGCTTACCGTCAACTGGGCCGCCTGGAATAG